The sequence below is a genomic window from Desulfobulbus oligotrophicus.
TTCTTCAACTTCAGCTGTCTTTAAAATATATTCAAGACGATAGGTCAGCGTGCCATTCCCTTTAAGGATACCACGTACACGGGATTTCTGCAGGAGAACATCAATGGCGCTTGACGGTGCGATTGCCAGCAGGACTTTTGCGTAATTGGGCGTGACGGCAAACACCTGCCCCACCACACCGTCACTGTTGATCACCGGATCTCCTTTGGTTATGCCCTTGTTCGCTCCCTGGTCGATAATGACGGAGCGGTACATTGCCGACGGATCTTTACCAACAATGGTGGCAGGGACAGACTGCTGCTGATCAAGGGTGTTTTTGAACTCCAGCAGCCGGCGCAAACTGGCGTTGGTTGCCAGAGCTTCGCGGCTTCTGTTGAGCAGGACCTCTTTGTCCTGGAGTTGTTTAAGGAGTCGCTTGTTTTCTTCAGAAAGACGCAAGCTATCCTGAAGGATATCAACATACTCCCTTTTAAAGGTTTCGACGTGATTACTGCTTACCGTGACTATCTTCTGCACTGGGCCTACCATTTCAAGGACCAGTTTATGGAGTGGTCCGAAGGTCTGGCTGCTCAGTGTGGAGAACAGGAAGATGAACGCCAGGGTCGTCAACAGTCCGACGAAGATGATGATACGGAAGAGCCGGTAACGGTCGCTCCGTTTTCGGTTGCTTTTTTTTCTCATGAGAGAGGAATAACAGCGGAAACCATTGCAGCGGTAAAGTGCAGGGCAAGATGCCCTGTCCCGGAATGTGTCACCAGTGAACTACTCGATGGCGATTTCTCTCAGGATACTGATGTTATCCAGGGCGCGTCCTGAACCGAGAACCACTGAGGTAAGCGGGTCGTCCGCCACAATGATCGGCATGCCGGTTTCAAGTTTCAGCCGGGTATCAAGATTTTTCAGCAAAGCACCTCCACCGGTGAGCACAATTCCCTGATCAACAATATCAGCTGCCAGCTCCGGTGGTGTCTGCTCAAGAGCGATACGCACGGCATCAACGATGACGTCGACCTGTTCGGCAATGGCGGACAGAATCTCTTTAGAGGTGATGGTGAGGGTTTTGGGAATACCGGCGACCAGGTCGCGTCCCTTGATCTCCATGGTCTGGTAGGGCTCTTCCGGCATTACATCGCCGATGGTATTTTTGATCATTTCGGCAGTACGTTCACCAATGGCAAGGTTGTGCTTGCGTTTGATGTACTGCAGGATGGAGTCATCCATCTTATCACCGGCAACCCGGACAGATTTCGAATACACAATGCCGGCCAGTGAGATAACCGCTACTTCGGTTGTGCCGCCACCGATGTCAACAATCATGTTGGCTGTCGGTTCTGTGATGGGCAGGTTGGCGCCAATCGCCGCAGCCATCGGTTCTTCTATCAGATAGACCTCCCTGGC
It includes:
- the mreC gene encoding rod shape-determining protein MreC, producing MRKKSNRKRSDRYRLFRIIIFVGLLTTLAFIFLFSTLSSQTFGPLHKLVLEMVGPVQKIVTVSSNHVETFKREYVDILQDSLRLSEENKRLLKQLQDKEVLLNRSREALATNASLRRLLEFKNTLDQQQSVPATIVGKDPSAMYRSVIIDQGANKGITKGDPVINSDGVVGQVFAVTPNYAKVLLAIAPSSAIDVLLQKSRVRGILKGNGTLTYRLEYILKTAEVEEQDYVVTAGYGGVFPTGLQVGVVSKIIKKSRGMFHEIEVTPSVDYQKLENLLILEQPKSSEIEKMEQQ
- a CDS encoding rod shape-determining protein encodes the protein MFSPLNFLFGWLSNDLAIDLGTANTVLYVKGKGIVLREPSVVAVRKDARGNRVLAVGMEAKQMLGRTPGNIVAIRPMKEGVIADFEVTEAMLRYFINKAHNRRTLVHPRIIISVPSGITQVEKRAVRDTAESAGAREVYLIEEPMAAAIGANLPITEPTANMIVDIGGGTTEVAVISLAGIVYSKSVRVAGDKMDDSILQYIKRKHNLAIGERTAEMIKNTIGDVMPEEPYQTMEIKGRDLVAGIPKTLTITSKEILSAIAEQVDVIVDAVRIALEQTPPELAADIVDQGIVLTGGGALLKNLDTRLKLETGMPIIVADDPLTSVVLGSGRALDNISILREIAIE